The Halotia branconii CENA392 region GCCCGCTGTGCCAAAAAACACTGCCCGTGGAGATTTACAGCGGCCTGAAAGCGCGATCGCTGCTAACTGACTTTTGTCACCTAACTCTGATAAAAAAACTGTAATAAAGCTCAATCCTAAAAGATGCCAGTCCATATTAATTAAGAGAAGTAAAAGTGCAGAAGAGATAGGGGATAATACACAACTGACAACACTTCGACTACGCGGCAGTTGAGCGCAGTCGAAACTCAGTGCATCGCTGACAACTAACTACTGACTACATCCCAAAACAACATCACGGCAATCAATAGTAACATTACCCCTGCGGATTTTTCTACGATTTTTGGGCTTAGACGATTGGCTATCCAACTACCTAAAAGCACGCCTAAAAAACTAGTAGTTACGAGTGCAACCGCAGATCCTAAAAACACCACCCACGGCGAATGAGATTCCGCACTCATTAATAAGGTAGATAACTGAGTTTTATCACCAATTTCTGCCAGAAAAATGGTGATGAAGGTAGTACCAAAAATTGCCGTTGCTGATTTCTGCTTTTTTTGACTATCGACAACTATAGGCTGAAGTGGCTCAATGATTGCAGTAGTTAAGTCAGATTCAGTGCTGTGTTTTAGTTCAGTCTGAAATCTGCTAGAAAGGCTTATAGGTGCAGAGTCAAGTTTCACAGGCAATAATTTTATTACTAGGGTGCTTTCATATTTCTCTCATTTTCTCAGATTTTTGTCATAAATTGCAACCCCACTGCACAAAACGTAATTATCTACAAGCCAACAGCTTTGTCAAAGCGTAGTATTTCTAAGCTGCGATCGCCGTATACTCCTTCTATTTGCTGCCGACAGCAGTCAATCGCAAATTCGTTGAGTTCTTCTGGCTCAATTCCATACATATCCTGAAACGTTTCTAATTCCACACGGCAGAAACGCGGACGATTGGCGTAGATCCGGCATTCTCTGCTGGTATGGTCGAAATTAACACACCATCCATCTTCACCTACCATGCTGAGGTATTTTTCTAATTCTGCTGGTGAAAGATACTCTTTTAAATCTGGACGTTCTGCTGGATCAAGATGACAGCAAGCCCCACATTGCTTGACACATTGCCAGTTTGCCATTTTATGTCTTTTCCTATAATTTTGTTAAGTAAATTAAATGTAACAGCCAATCACCGGATATGATAATTGCGGGTTTTGCAACTGAAATTAATTAATTTTCTAAAGACGATAGGGAGAGAGAAAGAAAAATGTTTGAAGCTATAGCTAATATTAATTGGGAAGTTATTTTCCAGCTAACCTTTGTTGCACTAATCATTCTTGCTGGCCCGGCGGTAATTTTTGTGCTGGCTTTTCGTAACGGTAACATGTAAGAGTAATCAGTGCTGAGTCAGGAGCTAACTAAAACTCACAGCTCGGCACTTACAATTGATAACGCTTGCAGGGCAGCTTGGATAATGCTGTCATATTTTGGTTGAGACAAGTCAACCTCCGTAGCGTCTTGACGATTAGTACCAAGCAAACCGATTGTACGTCCTGGATGCATGACTAAGACTTTGCCTTCAGGATTTTTAATCCTTAATTCTGGTAAAACACCGTTTTGATAAATGCCACAGTTATATTGACGCTGATTGTACTGAAAGTTGGTTCTTAGCGGTTTAGGTGGTAAAGCATCAAATAAATGAGATTGCGGTAGTAGTTTGGGATGAATTGACTCCTGACTGTAATGATCGTTTGGCAGCCTAGCACCTAGTAACTCCAACTCAATGGTAGTGTCACCATTAAAGTCATTTTCTCGCAGCTTGTAAGCAATATCTACTCGCAGCGGTAGAGGTAAGTAGTCGCGCCAACGCCAGGCGATCGCTTTAATCTTATATTGTTGTTGATTAATAGTTTGAGCAAATGTCAATTTGATATGACCCTTACCAACAATTTTTTGCTCCACAACTTGGACATTAGGTGTCCAAAATATGGGATCGGGATTATCAATACCGCAAGGGTGGAGAGCATTTAACTGTTGATAAAGTTGCTGGTTGATCTGATGAAAATCAACTTGGGCATCAATTTTGAGTAGTGGCTTGAGGTGCTGCGGTTCTAAACACTGATTGGCAAACTCACACAAACGCGATCGCAATGCCTGTAAATTTTCTGCTGGTAGAGAAAAACCTCCAGCTGCTTTGTGTCCACCAAATTTGCCTAGCAAGTCTTGGCAATATTCCAAAGCTGCAAACACATGAAATTCAGGGATTCCTCGTGCTGAACCGCGAATGTGTTCTGCATTTTCATAAGTACCGATAAATACCGGAACACCATAGCGTTCTAATAAACGGGAAGCAACGATCCCAATTACACCATGATGCCAATTAGGTTGAACAATAACTAGTACTCGGTCTTGCTGTAAAGAAGCAATAAATTCTGATTCTACATGAGCGATCGCTGCTTGTTCAATTTCCTCGCACATTTGCTGACGACTGGTGTTAGTTTGTTCGCACTGCATAGCGCGTTCTAGCGCGATTCCCATATCATCCGTAGTCAGCAATTCAATCATTGTTTGCGGGTTGCCAATTCGTCCAATCGCATTAATACGCGGCCCTAAACGAAACCCAATATCCTCCGGCTTCAACGATTTTGCATTTCGGATTTGAGATTGAAGTTTCTTTCCATCTCCCCCTGCTTCCTCTGCCTCCCCTGCCTCCCCTGCTCCCCCTGCTCTCTCAGTCCCCCTCGCCTGTACCCCAGCCACCTGAATTAAAGCTTGCACCCCAGGTAATTGGGATTTAGGTAGATGCTTTAAACCACGTTTTACCCAGCGGCGGTTGACACCAGTTAAAGGAGCTAAATCTGCGATCGTTCCCAGTGTAAAAAGTGCTAGCATTGGCTGGACTAAGCCTTTCATCTTTCCTAATTGTTGGGCAACAGACACCGCTAAAATATAGGCAACACCAACACCAGCAACACCCCGATAAGGTGAAGATTCTGCAATGAGTTTGGGATTGAGGATAGCATTGGCTGGAGGTAATATTTGCGGAATATCGTGGTGATCGGTAACAATTACTTTTACTCCTAGTTCTCTAGCTCTAGCAATTGGTTCATAAGCTGAGATGCCATTATCTACAGTTAAAATTAGTCCTACGCCTTCGCTGTGAAATTCTTCCACAATGCGTTTATTAATACCGTAGCCTTCATGCATCCTACTAGGGATGGCGTAATCTACCTTAGCTCCCAAAGTACGCAGACTACGCAAAAGTAGAGCCGTGCTAGTCATGCCATCTGCATCATAATCGCCACAGATAGCAATTTTCTCTTGAGAAGCGATCGCCTTTTGCAATAACTCTACACTTATTGCTAAAGCGGGAAATTCTTCTAGTGGCGTA contains the following coding sequences:
- a CDS encoding TMEM165/GDT1 family protein, yielding MKLDSAPISLSSRFQTELKHSTESDLTTAIIEPLQPIVVDSQKKQKSATAIFGTTFITIFLAEIGDKTQLSTLLMSAESHSPWVVFLGSAVALVTTSFLGVLLGSWIANRLSPKIVEKSAGVMLLLIAVMLFWDVVSS
- a CDS encoding YkgJ family cysteine cluster protein; this encodes MANWQCVKQCGACCHLDPAERPDLKEYLSPAELEKYLSMVGEDGWCVNFDHTSRECRIYANRPRFCRVELETFQDMYGIEPEELNEFAIDCCRQQIEGVYGDRSLEILRFDKAVGL
- the psb30 gene encoding photosystem II reaction center protein Ycf12/Psb30; protein product: MFEAIANINWEVIFQLTFVALIILAGPAVIFVLAFRNGNM
- a CDS encoding single-stranded-DNA-specific exonuclease RecJ translates to MLDRSISKFSQSSRRLPNQRWQIYPQKAEFAQHLADLTNISPIVSQLLINRGIETPKQAQAFLDPESLILPTPLEEFPALAISVELLQKAIASQEKIAICGDYDADGMTSTALLLRSLRTLGAKVDYAIPSRMHEGYGINKRIVEEFHSEGVGLILTVDNGISAYEPIARARELGVKVIVTDHHDIPQILPPANAILNPKLIAESSPYRGVAGVGVAYILAVSVAQQLGKMKGLVQPMLALFTLGTIADLAPLTGVNRRWVKRGLKHLPKSQLPGVQALIQVAGVQARGTERAGGAGEAGEAEEAGGDGKKLQSQIRNAKSLKPEDIGFRLGPRINAIGRIGNPQTMIELLTTDDMGIALERAMQCEQTNTSRQQMCEEIEQAAIAHVESEFIASLQQDRVLVIVQPNWHHGVIGIVASRLLERYGVPVFIGTYENAEHIRGSARGIPEFHVFAALEYCQDLLGKFGGHKAAGGFSLPAENLQALRSRLCEFANQCLEPQHLKPLLKIDAQVDFHQINQQLYQQLNALHPCGIDNPDPIFWTPNVQVVEQKIVGKGHIKLTFAQTINQQQYKIKAIAWRWRDYLPLPLRVDIAYKLRENDFNGDTTIELELLGARLPNDHYSQESIHPKLLPQSHLFDALPPKPLRTNFQYNQRQYNCGIYQNGVLPELRIKNPEGKVLVMHPGRTIGLLGTNRQDATEVDLSQPKYDSIIQAALQALSIVSAEL